Proteins from a genomic interval of Acidobacteriota bacterium:
- a CDS encoding ABC transporter permease subunit, protein MIFILTKKEILEDIYNIRFIILVLLCSILIPLTLFINQKALDRDIIDYYQTLTKYEEKLKSGSHNTLTFEASGFRPPSELRIFSIGLDTTLPSSIIITRDEGIKSGENKAEDSPYHAFLGKIDFLFIIKVVMSLVAMIFTFNAISGEKEQGTIRQILSNSIHRYKIVIAKYLGNFIILLFPFILGLTLGLLIVITSSDTQLLSSNHLLRIIFMFLIALIYISLFLNLGLFISVITKRSWTSIVFLLFIWVIFVHVIPQISGMIAETLYPVKSVRVLNIEKDIQKKSIEKEQSKELQEIFMKNNYDELRKPIVEKYKKILAERLRNIDQEHKNRKRVQRIIANTISRTSPSSSLTFIFSELSNTGILEMENFITSALQFQNLIEANVYADTYTDDVGSGMSVKLGAGDFSNIPRFNYRKVEFVKSILSIQLDLFLLILFNALLFSLSAFLFITYDVR, encoded by the coding sequence ATGATATTCATCTTGACCAAAAAAGAAATATTAGAAGACATTTACAACATAAGATTTATTATATTAGTTCTCTTGTGTTCTATCCTAATCCCTTTAACATTGTTTATTAACCAGAAAGCTCTTGATCGAGATATAATAGATTATTATCAAACACTTACTAAATATGAAGAAAAACTAAAAAGCGGATCCCATAATACTCTTACATTTGAAGCAAGCGGATTCCGGCCTCCCTCTGAATTGAGAATTTTCAGCATTGGATTAGATACTACTCTACCAAGTTCGATAATAATTACACGTGACGAAGGAATAAAATCAGGTGAAAACAAAGCAGAAGATAGTCCGTATCATGCTTTTCTTGGGAAAATAGATTTTTTATTTATCATAAAGGTAGTTATGTCTCTCGTTGCTATGATTTTTACTTTCAATGCTATTTCTGGAGAGAAAGAACAGGGAACGATAAGGCAGATACTTTCAAATTCAATACATCGCTATAAAATAGTAATAGCAAAATATCTCGGAAATTTTATTATTCTCCTTTTTCCATTTATACTTGGATTAACCTTAGGATTGTTGATAGTTATTACAAGTTCGGACACCCAATTACTCAGTAGTAATCATTTGTTAAGAATTATTTTTATGTTCCTAATCGCATTAATCTATATTTCTCTATTCTTGAACCTTGGTTTGTTTATTTCAGTAATAACAAAAAGATCATGGACATCAATAGTTTTTCTCTTATTCATCTGGGTCATTTTCGTGCATGTCATTCCGCAAATATCAGGAATGATCGCTGAGACCTTATATCCTGTAAAATCTGTGAGAGTTTTGAATATTGAAAAAGATATCCAGAAAAAAAGTATTGAAAAAGAACAAAGCAAAGAGTTGCAAGAAATATTCATGAAGAATAATTATGATGAGCTTCGAAAACCAATAGTAGAAAAATACAAAAAAATCTTAGCAGAAAGATTAAGAAATATTGATCAGGAACATAAAAATAGAAAAAGAGTTCAGAGAATTATTGCTAACACAATATCAAGAACTTCTCCTTCATCATCGCTGACTTTTATCTTTTCAGAACTGTCAAATACAGGAATTTTAGAGATGGAAAATTTCATAACAAGCGCCCTGCAATTTCAAAACCTCATAGAAGCTAATGTTTATGCTGACACTTACACTGACGATGTGGGTTCAGGAATGTCAGTAAAGTTAGGAGCAGGAGATTTTTCAAATATACCTCGATTTAATTATCGAAAAGTTGAATTTGTTAAATCTATTTTATCAATTCAACTTGATCTCTTTTTACTTATTCTATTTAATGCACTGTTATTTTCTTTGAGTGCTTTTCTTTTTATTACTTATGATGTCAGATAA